ATTACGACAACATCAAACTATCTCAGATATTGAACCAGAGCTGTTTGAGCTGCAAGATGAAATGGAAAAAGTAACTAAAGATGCAAACCTGCTATTAAGCAATAAATAACTGAACGTCTGATTAAATGATAAAACCAATCTAACCGTAAGTTAGGTTGGTTTTATTTTAAGATTCGAAGATTACGGTTGCTACTGCATAATGACGTTCATCAGAAATAGTAAGATGAATATTCGCAATATGACTTTTTTGGGAAAGCTCTAACGCCTTTCCTGACAAGGTTAACATTGGTTTTCCATTTTCATCATTTGAAATCGTAAAATCATGAAAAGTAACACCATGAGCAATGCCAGTGCCTAATGCTTTTGATGCCGCTTCTTTAGCAGCAAAACGCTTAGCTAAAAACCGCCCTTTCTGTTTTAACTCTTGATATATTTCAAATTCAGACTGACTTAAAATACGTTCTGCAAATGCATCTCCTGAGCGTGAAAGGGCCTTCTCAA
The Aliivibrio fischeri ATCC 7744 = JCM 18803 = DSM 507 DNA segment above includes these coding regions:
- the acpS gene encoding holo-ACP synthase, giving the protein MAIVGLGTDIAEIERVEKALSRSGDAFAERILSQSEFEIYQELKQKGRFLAKRFAAKEAASKALGTGIAHGVTFHDFTISNDENGKPMLTLSGKALELSQKSHIANIHLTISDERHYAVATVIFES